TTGAGCGACTAAACACAGCGATGTATTCATCCTTCttgtctctctccctctcttgcTCTGAACTTCCTCCATCCCTCTCTGCCTCCTCCACCCTTGTTATATTCATTTTCTCCATCAGAGCCTTAGCAAACTGCCTGATCTCATTCCCTGAGACCAAAATGTTGGCTTTGGGCCCCTGTGGCTGAACAAACCCATACTGGTACCAGGTTGTCATTTTGGACAAACCAATGTAAGATTTAGTAAAACACATTAGCTTTCCAAAGTTCCTCAGCTGTTCTTTGAGAAGTGGCTGCTTGCTGCTGAGAAGTCGATAGAGGTCAAAGTGTGGCCCTTCACCCCATCCTTCCATGAACACGAGACGAGCCTCATCATCTAAGTCTGAGTACTGCTTCATGGTAAAGAAGGCTGGAAGAAGGTCATCATGGAATACATGCATTAGGTTATCAGGATTAAATCTGTTGAGGATCAGAGTCACATCTGGTACAAACACGGGTTTGGGCATGAACTTTAAAGCTGCCACTGGGAGATCTAAAAAGTTGAAATATTGGGTGTTGTGATCCTCTACCGAGGACAAATCCAGCAGGGCAGGTTGAAAGCGCCTGGATCCAAGGTTAGGCAGCATGATGGAGGAGTTggagtggaaaaacacaaactccTCTGCCTCGGTGGAGTAGCACAGATAGTCAAAGCGGCAGATGCGGTCAGTGTGCATCTTGCCAGTGCACACCATGCGGGTGCCATGTTCCTGGAGAGCCTGCAGGGCGACGTGGTAGTCGATGCGGGCCTGAGAGAGCTCCTGGGACTGCTGTGTCATATgcagctcctcctccagcaAGGCAACATGCTCACTCAGTTTGGAGTACTTCCAAAGCAGAGCCGCAACCACAGAAACCAGCAACCCATTAAGGAGCGCACCCAAGCTCATCCTGCAGCCTGCCGCTGAAGCCCGCATCACTGCATCTGCTGAGGACCTGCTGCCCAACTCCAACTGGCCTCCAACTTCGGTGGGGGCGAGACAACATGAACTGCCAAGCAATGACctgaggcagagagagaaggagcaGAATTGAGACAATATAGAGATGCAGACAAATTAATTGGCACGCCCATTGTAAAAGTGTGTGAAAATAATCCCTGCTTATTGCAGTAACATCATCATCATACTTAACAGCTTACAAAAATACTACCTTTAATGTAgaaacatatacagtacagaccaaacgtttggacacaccttctaattcaaagagttttctttattttcatgactatgaatattgtagcttcacactgaaggcatcaaaactatgaattaacacatgtggaattatatactgaacaaaaaagtgtgaaacaactgaaaatatgtcttatattctaggttcttcaaagtacccaccttttgctttcattactgctccgcacactcttggcattctgttgatgagcttcaagaggtagtcacctgaaatggttttcacttcacaggtgtgccctgtcaggtttaataagtgggatttcaagccttataaatggggttgggaccatcagttgtgttgtgcaggaggtggatacagtacacagctgatagtcctactgaatagactaagaatttgtattatgccaagaaaaaagcagctaagtaaagaaaatcgagtggccatcattactttaagaaatgaaggtcagtcagtccgaacaattgggaaaactttgaaagtgtccccaagtgcagtcgcaaaaaccatcaagcgccacaaagaaactggttcacatgaggaccgccccaggaaaggaagac
This genomic stretch from Girardinichthys multiradiatus isolate DD_20200921_A chromosome 3, DD_fGirMul_XY1, whole genome shotgun sequence harbors:
- the pomgnt2 gene encoding protein O-linked-mannose beta-1,4-N-acetylglucosaminyltransferase 2; translated protein: MRASAAGCRMSLGALLNGLLVSVVAALLWKYSKLSEHVALLEEELHMTQQSQELSQARIDYHVALQALQEHGTRMVCTGKMHTDRICRFDYLCYSTEAEEFVFFHSNSSIMLPNLGSRRFQPALLDLSSVEDHNTQYFNFLDLPVAALKFMPKPVFVPDVTLILNRFNPDNLMHVFHDDLLPAFFTMKQYSDLDDEARLVFMEGWGEGPHFDLYRLLSSKQPLLKEQLRNFGKLMCFTKSYIGLSKMTTWYQYGFVQPQGPKANILVSGNEIRQFAKALMEKMNITRVEEAERDGGSSEQERERDKKDEYIAVFSRSTTRLILNEAELIMALAQEFQMRVVTVSLEEQSFPSIIQVISAASMLVSMHGAQLITSMFLPRGATVVELFPFAVNPEQYTPYRTLASLPGMDLHYTSWRNSMEEKTVTHPDRPWEQGGIVHLEKEEQQRIMASMDVPRHLCCRNPEWLFRIYQDTLVDIPSFLKVLRDDMKNKPNLKKTKIANTVHPGRVREAHCQTSVQTPHEARLTVSWQIPWNLKYLKVREVKYEVWIQEQGENTYMPYILPQQNYTFSENIKPFTTYLVWVRCIFNKNLLGPFADVLTCRT